Proteins encoded together in one Salvelinus namaycush isolate Seneca chromosome 26, SaNama_1.0, whole genome shotgun sequence window:
- the xrcc4 gene encoding DNA repair protein XRCC4 isoform X1 codes for MHVTVREVRISSESETSYFLRVEWRGRDLGSGFLLLLTDGQNAWRGEVSEDAVREEAEELEMQTDRYIQDLQQALTGTGPSTDYSFTLTYNPGPMANMTLAYEKVQRDISFCLGSVLLGKIPEPVEEVRALLTHGLERGTALQNHNHLLKEENHRLKQELQHINAELQRFVSGKETLESELYSRFTLVLNEKKAKIRSLQKNLTHLQETREEGESSSPGKGTKKTTGQTREGDEYEASTDEEQLQPASIEPTQGTSRSRSPLDDSLNDITDVAPSRKRRFRHLQPPDTVAKRPTSEPAQKPRRDPLPSSRAAANKDQAPQHSTDVIPDAEDLFEDI; via the exons ATGCATGTGACGGTGCGTGAGGTCCGTATCTCCTCGGAGTCAGAGACTTCCTACTTCCTGCGAGTGGAGTGGAGGGGGCGAGACTTAGGCTCTGGCTTCCTGTTACTGCTCACTGATGGACAGAACgcatggagaggagagg TATCAGAGGATGCAGTGAGGGAGGAGGCTGAGGAGTTGGAGATGCAGACAGATCGTTACATCCAGGACCTCCAGCAGGCCTTGACTGGGACTGGACCCTCTACTGACTACAGCTTCACCTTGACCTATAACCCCGGCCCAATGGCCAACATGACCCTGGCCTACGAGAAGGTGCAGAGGGACATCTCG TTCTGCCTGGGCTCTGTGTTGCTGGGTAAGATTCCAGAGCCAGTGGAGGAGGTTAGAGCGTTACTGACTCACGGTCTAGAACGTGGAACCGCACTGCAGAACCACAACCACTTACTAAAGGAGGAGAACCACCGACTCAAACAGGAGCTACAACACATCAATGCAGA gtTGCAGCGGTTTGTCAGTGGGAAGGAGACACTCGAGTCAGAGCTGTACTCTCGCTTCACCCTGGTGCTGAATGAGAAGAAGGCCAAGATACGCAGTCTACAGAAGAACCTCACACACCTGCAGGAGACCAG ggaagagggagagagcagcagtccAGGGAAGGGAACGAAAAAGACGACAGGACAGAccagagagggggatgaatatgaagcgagcaCTGATGAAGAGCAGTTACAGCCTGCCTCTATAGAACCCACCCAGG GGACGTCGCGTAGCCGCAGCCCATTGGACGACAGTCTGAATGACATCACAGATGTGGCGCCCTCCCGTAAACGCCGCTTCCGCCACCTGCAACCTCCTGACACCGTTGCTAAGAGACCGACCTCGGAGCCAGCACAGAAACCGAG GAGGGACCCCCTGCCATCATCCAGAGCAGCAGCCAATAAGgaccaggctccccagcattctACTGATGTCATTCCTGATGCTGAGGACCTGTTTGAGGACATCTGA
- the xrcc4 gene encoding DNA repair protein XRCC4 isoform X2, translating to MHVTVREVRISSESETSYFLRVEWRGRDLGSGFLLLLTDGQNAWRGEVSEDAVREEAEELEMQTDRYIQDLQQALTGTGPSTDYSFTLTYNPGPMANMTLAYEKVQRDISFCLGSVLLGKIPEPVEEVRALLTHGLERGTALQNHNHLLKEENHRLKQELQHINAELQRFVSGKETLESELYSRFTLVLNEKKAKIRSLQKNLTHLQETREEGESSSPGKGTKKTTGQTREGDEYEASTDEEQLQPASIEPTQGTSRSRSPLDDSLNDITDVAPSRKRRFRHLQPPDTVAKRPTSEPAQKPRLSMF from the exons ATGCATGTGACGGTGCGTGAGGTCCGTATCTCCTCGGAGTCAGAGACTTCCTACTTCCTGCGAGTGGAGTGGAGGGGGCGAGACTTAGGCTCTGGCTTCCTGTTACTGCTCACTGATGGACAGAACgcatggagaggagagg TATCAGAGGATGCAGTGAGGGAGGAGGCTGAGGAGTTGGAGATGCAGACAGATCGTTACATCCAGGACCTCCAGCAGGCCTTGACTGGGACTGGACCCTCTACTGACTACAGCTTCACCTTGACCTATAACCCCGGCCCAATGGCCAACATGACCCTGGCCTACGAGAAGGTGCAGAGGGACATCTCG TTCTGCCTGGGCTCTGTGTTGCTGGGTAAGATTCCAGAGCCAGTGGAGGAGGTTAGAGCGTTACTGACTCACGGTCTAGAACGTGGAACCGCACTGCAGAACCACAACCACTTACTAAAGGAGGAGAACCACCGACTCAAACAGGAGCTACAACACATCAATGCAGA gtTGCAGCGGTTTGTCAGTGGGAAGGAGACACTCGAGTCAGAGCTGTACTCTCGCTTCACCCTGGTGCTGAATGAGAAGAAGGCCAAGATACGCAGTCTACAGAAGAACCTCACACACCTGCAGGAGACCAG ggaagagggagagagcagcagtccAGGGAAGGGAACGAAAAAGACGACAGGACAGAccagagagggggatgaatatgaagcgagcaCTGATGAAGAGCAGTTACAGCCTGCCTCTATAGAACCCACCCAGG GGACGTCGCGTAGCCGCAGCCCATTGGACGACAGTCTGAATGACATCACAGATGTGGCGCCCTCCCGTAAACGCCGCTTCCGCCACCTGCAACCTCCTGACACCGTTGCTAAGAGACCGACCTCGGAGCCAGCACAGAAACCGAG GCTCTCCATGTTCTAA